One genomic region from Gossypium hirsutum isolate 1008001.06 chromosome D13, Gossypium_hirsutum_v2.1, whole genome shotgun sequence encodes:
- the LOC121225146 gene encoding zinc finger BED domain-containing protein RICESLEEPER 2-like, whose product MLCLDVCTRWNLTYLMLDTAQNFERAFERFEEQDTNFRAELERGEGWPSVDDWDNVRNLRDFLEHFYEVTLRISGTSYVTSNNFFDELSEIDILLRDAQLKSNVDFSVMAIKMKEKYDKYWGDIDKMNLLMFVACILDPRQKLKYLKFALSEMSSSEKACEMMQKLKESLYELFDEYKPPLHSTCSQLSVPTHVFLGEPQQKMKRRMQALYKKRELEICGEDKTSELDKYLAEANEEFVEDFEILLWWKVNSPRFPTLSKMARDVLAIPVSTVASESAFSTRGRVLDQYRSSLTPKSVQALACTQDWI is encoded by the coding sequence ATGTTGTGTCTTGATGTTTGTACTAGGTGGAACTTGACCTACTTAATGTTAGACACTGCTCAGAACTTTGAGAGAGcttttgagagatttgaggagcaaGATACAAACTTTAGGGCTGAACTTGAAAGGGGAGAGGGTTGGcctagtgtggatgattgggataatgttagaaacttgagggatttcttggaacactttTATGAAGTCACTTTGCGTATATCTGGCACTTCATATGTCACgtccaataatttttttgatgagctttctgaaattgatattcttttacgAGATGCTCAGTTAAAAAGTAATGTTGATTTTAGTGTTATGGCCATCaagatgaaagagaagtatgataagtattggggtgatattgataagatgaatttgCTGATGTTTGTTGCTTGTATTTTAGATCCTAGACAAAAACTAAAGTATCTTAAATTTGCACTTAGTGAAATGTCTAGTTCTGAAAAAGCTTGTGAAATGATGCAAAAATTGAAGGAATCtttgtatgaattgtttgatgagtataagcctccacttcaTAGTACTTGTAGTCAATTGAGTGTGCCAACACATGTTTTTCTCGGTGAAccacaacaaaaaatgaaaaggcgAATGCAAGCTTTGTATAAAAAGCGTGAGTTAGAAATTTGTGGTGAAGATAAAACATCTGAGTTGGATAAATATCTAGCTGAGGCTAATGAGGAATTTGttgaagattttgagattttattGTGGTGGAAAGTGAACAGCCCTAGATTTCCCACTCTTTCAAAAATGGCCAGAGATGTTTTAGCTATACCGGTTTCTACGGTTGCTTCAGAGTCTGCATTTAGCACCAGAGGACGTGTGCTTGATCAATATAGGAGTTCTTTAACACCTAAAAGTGTACAAGCTCTTGCGTGTACTCAAGATTGGATTTGA